In Archangium violaceum, the following are encoded in one genomic region:
- a CDS encoding malonic semialdehyde reductase: protein MNETPMTRTIAKESIQQLFTEARTHHFWQNKPVSEQTLRELYELMKWGPTSVNSAPARIVFVRSESEKARLYPALMGSNIEQVKSAPVTAIIAYNEKFYEDLPRLFPSYDARPFFVNDPRFSYDTAFRNSSLQGAYLIFAARALGLDVCPMSGFYNAEVDKVFFAGTNLKSNFICTIGYGDSSKLYPRGPRLSFEEVCTIV from the coding sequence ATGAACGAGACCCCGATGACCAGGACCATTGCGAAGGAATCCATCCAGCAGCTCTTTACCGAAGCCCGCACCCATCATTTCTGGCAGAACAAGCCCGTCTCGGAGCAGACCCTGCGGGAACTCTACGAGCTGATGAAGTGGGGACCCACGTCGGTGAACTCCGCACCGGCGAGGATCGTGTTCGTGCGGAGTGAATCGGAGAAGGCCAGGCTCTATCCAGCCTTGATGGGGTCCAACATCGAGCAGGTGAAATCGGCCCCCGTGACGGCAATTATTGCCTACAATGAGAAATTCTACGAAGACCTGCCCCGGCTCTTTCCGAGCTATGATGCGAGGCCTTTCTTTGTCAATGATCCCAGGTTCAGCTACGACACGGCCTTTCGCAACAGCTCCCTCCAGGGAGCCTACTTGATTTTCGCGGCCCGCGCGCTTGGCTTGGATGTCTGCCCCATGTCAGGCTTTTACAATGCGGAGGTGGACAAGGTCTTCTTCGCGGGCACGAACCTCAAATCGAACTTCATCTGCACGATCGGGTATGGTGACAGTTCGAAGCTCTACCCGCGGGGACCGCGCCTGTCTTTCGAGGAAGTCTGCACGATTGTTTGA